From the Pomacea canaliculata isolate SZHN2017 linkage group LG4, ASM307304v1, whole genome shotgun sequence genome, one window contains:
- the LOC112562235 gene encoding zinc finger protein 436-like translates to MEFKVKSLSSTKITIQRESVTGVKPSQKKTKRKRSKEKTFELRINLDSASTSATRKSESVHDCFNGASDYVGIKSENKFVEHNNVVVKSEPAWDEGYGVSTMVQPIECNGETSQLAPSPDFGVKSEFSCAFDIENATIVQVNMEPDADIHADIFGYKAETEEHGNFKASFVTVKKEPDIEYPFNVSNIKTEPVFVAQSDLENSTAVLTDPHDDRGTDNYDLTTKDENVIIKTEPNQSNDDRMDGCNHTEGDFELEIDLADEILEEVDQDRSEDYVPSSEESDEEYEKDKSSKSKKWKEEDLSLPVRFGQLPADPVIEESDGSESETNNSLDKAGADMNVCGVCGISFQTPAECMEHLKAQHQFKGLYACMFCSQVFSDGSKLLQHEEVHREDGSLKHFRCMDCGELFSRLQHMLRHMRVHTGNKVYNCPDCDKVFTQAYTLTVHRRLHSVQRDHKCKECGASFHRPGYLKHHMRKHTGERPFICKDCGKSFSNSSNLSAHIRTHTGEKPYKCSECLASFATSSALTVHRWRHTDSRPFRCEECEKTFTTANTYKRHKLMHKGLKEYQCSMCGKNFSQKSSLTIHMRVHTGYRPFFCTECGATFTQSAHLTVHVRKHTGERPFACKECDKSFPRSEYLLRHKRNVHGHLIPKVNRH, encoded by the exons ATGGAATTTAAAGTGAAATCGTTATCCAGCACAAAGATAACTATCCAAAGGGAATCGGTAACAGGTGTAAAACCATCACAGAAAAAGACTAAGagaaaaagatcaaaagaaaaaacatttgaacTGAGGATAAATTTAGACAGTGCATCCACATCTGCAACCAGAAAATCTGAATCAGTGCATGATTGCTTTAATGGTGCATCAGATTATGTAGGtataaaatcagaaaataagtTTGTGGAGCATAACAATGTGGTAGTAAAGTCCGAACCTGCATGGGACGAGGGTTATGGAGTGTCAACGATGGTGCAGCCAATTGAATGCAATGGAGAAACATCACAGTTAGCACCTTCACCTGATTTCGGTGTAAAATCAGAGTTTTCTTGTGCATTTGATATAGAAAATGCAACAATAGTACAGGTGAATATGGAGCCTGATGCTGATATTCATGCAGATATTTTTGGATATAAGGCTGAAACTGAAGAACATGGTAATTTTAAAGCAAGTTTTGTAACTGTGAAAAAGGAGCCTGATATAGAATATCCATTCAATGTATCAAACATCAAAACAGAGCCAGTTTTTGTTGCTCAGTCAGATTTAGAAAACAGCACAGCAGTACTGACTGACCCTCATGATGATAGAGGAACAGATAACTATGACCTTACCACAAAGGATGAAAATGTGATCATTAAAACAGAACCAAATCAGTCTAACGATGATAGAATGGATGGATGCAATCACACAGAAGGCGATTTTGAACTAGAAATCGATTTGGCAGATGAGATTTTAGAGGAAGTTGACCAGGACAGATCCGAGGACTATGTGCCATCTAGTGAAGAAAGTGACGAAGAATATGAAAAAGACAAGTCATCGAAAAGCAAGAAATGGAAAGAGGAGGACTTGTCACTTCCTGTTCGTTTTGGTCAACTTCCTGCTGATCCTGTCATAGAG GAAAGTGATGGCTCAGAATCTGAAACCAACAACAGCTTGGATAAAGCTGGTGCAGACATGAATGTTTGTGGAGTGTGTGGGATATCCTTTCAGACTCCTGCAGAGTGCATGGAGCACTTGAAGGCCCAGCATCAGTTTAAGGGCTTGTATGCCTGCATGTTCTGCAGCCAGGTGTTTTCTGATGGCAGCAAACTTCTGCAGCATGAGGAGGTTCACAGGGAGGATGGGTCGTTGAAGCACTTTCGCTGCATGGACTGTGGTGAGCTTTTCTCACGTCTTCAGCACATGCTTCGCCACATGCGCGTGCACACTGGGAACAAAGTCTACAACTGTCCTGACTGTGACAAGGTGTTCACTCAGGCCTACACCCTCACTGTACACCGACGGCTGCATTCGGTGCAGAGAGACCATAAGTGCAAAGAGTGCGGGGCTTCTTTTCACCGGCCTGGTTACCTCAAGCACCATATGCGCAAACATACTGGTGAGCGACCATTCATCTGCAAGGACTGTGGCAAGTCATTCTCAAATTCCAGCAACCTGAGTGCACACATTCGCACTCACACAGGAGAGAAACCTTACAAGTGCTCTGAATGCCTGGCTTCATTCGCCACCTCAAGTGCTCTCACTGTACACAGATGGCGACACACAGACAGCCGGCCATTTAGATGTGAGGAAtgtgaaaaaacatttacaactgCTAACACGTACAAACGGCACAAGCTGATGCACAAGGGTCTGAAGGAGTATCAGTGCAGCATGTGTGGTAAGAACTTCTCTCAAAAAAGCTCTCTCACTATTCACATGAGAGTGCACACTGGTTACCGTCCTTTCTTTTGCACTGAGTGTGGCGCCACCTTTACCCAATCAGCACACCTGACAGTTCATGTTCGAAAACATACAGGTGAGAGACCATTTGCCTGCAAGGAATGTGACAAATCCTTTCCCAGATCGGAGTATCTTCTGCGACATAAACGAAATGTTCATGGCCACCTCATTCCAAAGGTAAACCGACACTGA
- the LOC112562236 gene encoding beta-1,3-galactosyltransferase 5-like — MRYYFCVREKKCPVRKVLHQKICCCAVLAGFTFYLLCSSRRIPRDTYHTVEDHEDFFVDWLHSVYFRPRPDEDYGNVPSRFLLEPASRCTNMTFMIILIESLPSEAPRRRLVRSTWGQAAITRMWHAHRIHEELQLFFILGRPQNETELQAVQDEAGRHDDIVMVDMEDVYRNLTSKTLAGLLWTSLNCPGARYVVKADQDTFVHVPRLMTLLRGNEAVFKESLLGEVMHSPLVKRLGKYGLSFKEYLLPWYASYANGPLYVLDNAVVDNLVRTARHLPYLPFEDVFVGSVCRVLGIRRVRVQPFLVSEKNNDTFCWFTDIASLDIGVTALSSEQIQNIWNVLGRGGSLC, encoded by the exons ATGC GTTATTATTTCTGCGTCAGAGAGAAGAAGTGCCCCGTAAGGAAGGTCCTTCATCAGAAGATCTGTTGCTGCGCAGTTCTAGCAGGCTTTACGTTTTACTTGCTTTGCTCATCCAGGCGCATACCACGTGACACGTACCACACCGTGGAAGACCACGAGGACTTCTTCGTCGATTGGCTGCACTCCGTCTACTTCCGGCCTCGCCCCGATGAGGACTATGGAAACGTTCCCAGTCGCTTCCTTCTGGAACCTGCCTCGCGCTGCACCAACATGACCTTTATGATCATTCTTATCGAATCACTTCCCTCGGAGGCCCCTCGCAGACGTCTCGTGCGGTCCACGTGGGGTCAGGCGGCCATCACCAGGATGTGGCATGCCCACCGCATTCACGAGGAGCTCCAGCTTTTCTTCATCCTGGGTAGGCCCCAAAACGAAACTGAACTTCAGGCAGTCCAAGACGAAGCAGGTCGTCACGATGACATCGTGATGGTCGATATGGAGGACGTGTACAGGAACCTCACTAGCAAGACCCTGGCCGGGCTGCTATGGACTAGCCTCAACTGCCCAGGCGCCAGGTATGTGGTGAAGGCTGACCAGGACACCTTCGTTCACGTTCCGCGCCTGATGACGCTGCTTCGCGGAAACGAGGCCGTGTTCAAAGAGAGTCTTCTGGGCGAAGTCATGCACAGCCCGTTGGTGAAACGGTTGGGAAAATATGGCCTCTCCTTCAAAGAATATCTTCTTCCCTGGTACGCGTCCTACGCCAACGGACCTTTGTACGTACTGGACAACGCCGTGGTGGATAACTTGGTACGCACTGCCAGACATCTGCCTTACCTCCCCTTCGAAGACGTATTTGTGGGGTCCGTGTGCAGAGTTTTGGGTATTCGCCGGGTGAGGGTGCAGCCATTCCTGGTGAGTGAGAAAAACAACGACACGTTTTGCTGGTTCACTGACATCGCCAGTCTGGACATAGGAGTGACTGCGCTTTCGTCCGAACAGATACAGAATATATGGAATGTTCTAGGGAGAGGAGGATCCTTATGCTGA
- the LOC112563003 gene encoding sulfotransferase 1A1-like — MEGEHLGDNGSPGEECVEVDGILLPKIFVSNRPMKEHIDRIRALDVRDDDVFICAFAKSGTHWTWEVLNMLMSGKAEYQKQKKETMMLEVTAVETIEALPSPRVLNTHLPVRMLPRQLMDKKGRIVFVYRNPKDLFVSMYFHLSQAKLASTIKDLEELFMTGRTVTGDYFRYMKEVDAFIKENPQLNIFKVSFEDMKEDLVAAVGRYAEFLGVAVTPTLCTEIADACGFQKLKHFGETYKESSDFYIRTNISPVTIFRKGEVGDWKNYMTVAQSERFDAAIQQLDGCDFRFRYQL, encoded by the exons ATG GAAGGCGAACATTTGGGCGACAACGGATCCCCGGGAGAagaatgtgtagaagtggacgGAATCCTTCTCCCAAAGATTTTCGTATCAAACCGCCCAATGAAGGAACACATCGACCGCATCCGGGCACTTGATGTCCGCGATGACGATGTCTTCATAtgtgcatttgccaagtcag GTACCCACTGGACGTGGGAAGTGCTGAACATGCTGATGTCCGGCAAGGCTGAGTATCAGAAGCAGAAGAAGGAGACGATGATGCTGGAGGTGACGGCGGTCGAGACCATCGAGGCCCTCCCGTCCCCGAGGGTTTTAAACACTCACCTGCCGGTCAGGATGCTGCCCCGCCAGCTCATGGACAAGAAGGGAAGGATCGTCTTCGTCTACCGGAACCCAAAAGATCTCTTCGTGTCCATGTACTTCCACCTCAGCCAAGCAAAACTTGCCTCGACAATTAAGGACCTAGAGGAACTCTTCATGACTGGCCGGA CTGTAACAGGAGACTATTTTCGCTACATGAAGGAGGTGGATGCGTTCATTAAAGAGAATCCCCAACTTAACATCTTCAAAGTATCTTTTGAGGACATGAAGGAG GACCTGGTGGCTGCAGTGGGAAGATATGCTGAGTTCCTTGGAGTTGCCGTGACACCAACATTGTGCACTGAGATTGCAGACGCCTGTGGCTTCCAGAAGCTAAAGCATTTCGGAGAGACATACAAAGAGAGTTCAGATTTTTATATTCGCACAAATATATCCCCTGTGACTATCTTTCGCAAAG GTGAGGTGGGCGACTGGAAGAACTACATGACTGTGGCACAGAGCGAACGCTTTGACGCCGCCATTCAGCAGCTGGACGGATGCGACTTCCGCTTCCGCTATCaactgtag
- the LOC112563004 gene encoding sulfotransferase 1A1-like gives MEGEHLGDNESPGEIVEVDGVVFPKNFESNRPMKEHIDRIRALDVRDDDVFICAFAKSGTHWTWEVVNMLLSGKAEYQKQKKETMMLEVTEVETIEALPSPRVLNSHLPARMLPRQLQDKKGRIVFVYRNPKDIFISMYFHFNQAYPVTLQNLEQLFMTGRTVTGDYFRYMKEMDEFTKKNPQLKILKISFEDMKEDPVAAVGRYAEFLGVAVTPTLCTEIADACGFQKLKHFGETYKESSDFYIRTNMSTGTIFRKGEVGDWKNYMTVAQSERFDAAIQQLDGCDFRFRYQL, from the exons ATG GAAGGCGAACATTTAGGCGACAACGAGTCCCCTGGCGAAATTGTAGAAGTGGACGGAGTCGTGTTCCCAAAAAATTTCGAATCAAATCGCCCAATGAAGGAACACATCGACCGCATCCGGGCACTTGATGTCCGCGATGACGATGTCTTCATAtgtgcatttgccaagtcag GTACCCACTGGACGTGGGAAGTAGTCAACATGTTGTTGTCTGGCAAGGCTGAGTATCAAAAGCAGAAGAAGGAGACGATGATGCTGGAGGTGACGGAGGTGGAGACCATCGAGGCCCTCCCGTCCCCGAGGGTTTTAAACTCTCACCTGCCGGCCAGAATGCTGCCCCGCCAGCTCCAGGACAAAAAAGGAAGGATCGTCTTCGTCTACAGGAACCCGAAGGATATCTTCATATCTATGTACTTTCACTTTAATCAAGCATATCCTGTGACACTTCAGAATCTAGAGCAACTCTTCATGACGGGGCGAA CTGTAACTGGAGACTATTTTCGTTACATGAAGGAAATGGACGAGTTTACTAAGAAGAATCCCCAACTTAAGATCCTGAAAATATCTTTTGAGGACATGAAAGAG GACCCGGTGGCTGCAGTGGGAAGATATGCTGAGTTCCTTGGAGTTGCCGTGACACCGACATTGTGCACTGAGATTGCAGATGCCTGTGGCTTCCAGAAGCTAAAGCATTTCGGAGAGACATACAAAGAGAGTTCAGATTTTTATATTCGCACAAACATGTCCACGGGGACGATTTTTCGCAAAG GTGAGGTGGGCGACTGGAAGAACTACATGACTGTGGCACAGAGCGAACGCTTTGACGCCGCCATTCAGCAGCTGGACGGATGCGACTTCCGCTTCCGCTATCaactgtag
- the LOC112563002 gene encoding sulfotransferase 1A1-like: protein MEQVGNEGRAPPGPPLVEVEGIWFPKFFETNRPMKEQIDYIRGLDLRDDDVLICAYAKAGTHWTWEVVSMLMAGKVEYRKQSKETVMLEVVELEGVESLPSPRVLNTHLPVNMLPRQVKDKKGRIIFVYRNPKDLLVSLYFHIKQMPGSSDLALQELEEAFLTGWTPFGSFFNYMKEWDAFIKENPDLSIFKASYEDMKEDPVGSVRELSEFLGVNAPPELCAAIADACGFQKLKHAAETMKEISPHFSRPDNLPVQMFRRGEVGDWKNHLTVAQSERLDAAIKQQLDGCDFNFRYTLWEDGFRGLTLR, encoded by the exons ATG gAACAAGTAGGAAATGAAGGAAGAGCACCTCCAGGTCCTCCACTCGTAGAAGTAGAGGGGATCTGGTTTCCAAAATTCTTTGAAACTAATCGACCAATGAAAGAACAGATTGACTACATCCGGGGACTTGATCTTCGCGACGACGACGTGTTGATATGTGCCTACGCCAAAGCag GTACCCACTGGACGTGGGAAGTGGTCAGCATGCTGATGGCCGGCAAGGTGGAGTACCGGAAGCAGTCGAAGGAGACGGTGATGCTGGAGGTGGTGGAGCTGGAGGGTGTCGAGTCCCTCCCGTCCCCCCGAGTTCTCAACACGCACCTGCCGGTCAACATGCTTCCTCGCCAAGTGAAGGACAAGAAAGGGAGAATCATCTTTGTCTACCGAAACCCAAAGGACCTCCTGGTGTCCCTGTACTTTCACATCAAGCAAATGCCCGGATCTTCTGACTTGGCTCTTCAGGAGTTGGAAGAGGCCTTCTTGACAGGATGga CTCCATTTGGAAGCTTCTTTAACTACATGAAGGAATGGGATgcttttattaaagaaaaccCTGATTTGTCAATTTTCAAAGCTTCTTATGAGGACATGAAAGAG gatCCCGTGGGCTCCGTAAGAGAGCTGTCCGAGTTCCTCGGGGTGAATGCCCCCCCGGAGCTGTGTGCAGCCATTGCTGACGCATGCGGCTTTCAGAAGCTGAAGCACGCAGCAGAGACGATGAAGGAAATATCTCCACACTTCAGCCGCCCGGACAACCTGCCAGTCCAAATGTTCCGGAGAG GTGAGGTGGGCGACTGGAAGAATCACCTGACGGTGGCCCAGAGTGAACGTCTGGACGCCGCCATTAAGCAGCAGCTGGACGGATGTGATTTTAACTTCCGGTACACGCTGTGGGAGGATGGATTCCGTGGTTTGACCCTGCGTTAA